The window gtttgtgttttttggattttgctttgttctctctggattctgagagggaccagacatgtaagcagattcctccaatctttctgaaaaaatctcttctgtttaaTTTTAGTAAGCAATAggaaaaggcgagtttagtcttttgattgttttctgtatttgcaaatgtgtagtttgctgggagtattttaaattgtattttaataggaggaggcttctctctagtgtctataagctgaaagaccctgtaacttttacttttttttctttctttttattaaaagttttgctttttaagacctgtttgattttttccccttgttgaggcgcaagggaattgagtctgtacttaccaggaaattggtgagagacagggagggagaagggaggggggaaaggtggaatccctttgtttagattcagggagcttgaatctgtctatctctccaggataacccagggcgggaaagatctgggaggaagaaaggagaagggggggaaatggtttattcccctttgttgtaagactcaaaaaatttgagtcttggggtccccagggaaggttttttgggggaccagagtgccccaaaacactataattttttgggtggtggcagcttatcagatctaagctagtaattaagcttagaggaattcatgctggtaccccattttttggactctaaggttcagattggggaagtatactatgacagggggcgAAACAAACCTGCCTGCCAGCCGGAAAAGCAAAGgcaagaaaaaacataaaaaaaaaaagaaaaaaaatacctgcggggcagcgggtgcagggggactcccagccCGCAGACCCCGGACAGAAGTGTGCACACCCCCACCAGTAGGGGGGGGAGACAGAGAAGGGGCTGCCAGGGCTTCCTTAAGCGGGGCGCTTGCCATGTGGTCCCTCTCGCAGCGCatcctgctgggagggctccgcGTCGCTCTGGCAGgcaggcttgctgcagacctggcatcGCTCCGagcagaatgccgccccttggaatctcCCGCTCCAAACaccagcttgctcagctggtgcctggagccggccctgcctgtggtTGACATGTGTGTACTAAGGTACAGAAGTGTAAATGTTATGTCAAAACTAttcattgtaatacaaatattacaaacagaactttcatgcCATGCCTGTATATtgaaagccagtggcagagttgttAGAATCTctgcaggaaggagcaggggtaaCTTTACTGCTTATTGGCTTTGGCTTTGGCAAGTGTTAGAAGTGCTCCACATACGCGTGAGGCTGCTGATATCACTGTTATTGAATTAAGGACTTAACTCTAAAAATTTATCTCATAGGGTGGAAAGAGGCAGTTGCATATCCTGAACCGACAGGGAGCGCACAAAAAATAAATCATATAATGAagcaataaaatacattttaaaatagcaaCAGTGCAGGACAGATAAATACAATGATCATTTTCACCATGCACTTGCCACGATACAAAGGGCCACACTCAGAAGTGCAGGGCCAGAAAGGTGTCTATGTGAAGGATATAACAGTTTCAAAAGAGAACTACGTACATTCATGGAcgaaggatcacttgatgatgacctgttctgttcattccctgtggagCACCTGGCCTAAGCTACTGTCGAAgagaggatgctgggctagatgaacctttcgtcctagcccagcccagcccattcAGTGTAGGGTGAGcaccttttcaaaaggcaaaaactggacacagctgGACACAGGTTCTCTCTGTGACCCCGCCCCTACCGCTCTCTTCCTCCCagaggtcccactccctgctcctctTCTTCCACCGAGGCTCCAGCCCCTGTCCAGGCCATAAACCAGAGCTGGGCCATGGAAAGAGCTGATCAGTGAGCTGGAGCCGCTGTGAGGGGGGACAAGAGAATGTGTCAGCCTATGTCTCTCCCCCTCAGGACACATTCCCAGAGAAGGTAGAGAGTCTGGGAATCTCCTCAGCAGCCTCAGCTCCTGGGGTAGATGTAGCCGTTCTTCTGTGGGTCACAACTGTggataccaaattcaggacaaactgctgagaaatagggaagACAGACCCCAAAACTCATGGTTATTCTCCGAGGAGATATACGGAAGCAGGAATACataataaacttctgtttcaccgcactggctaacaagaagtcataaaagcagtttccttagatATTCCAGTCCTTATATCCCCATCAAGAACACTAGATTGAAAGATGTGTGGGTCTTTGGAACCAATGTAATGTAAGAACAGGTTCatttgatcccaaaggaccaactGTGcatccaggtcaatatataactgagatcttacccaaaaatcacactgataCAAATGCTTTGTTATCTCTAATCTAAagctttatttattaaaaaaaaaagcaagacttATAATTGGTTAAAGGAGTCTGTAACGAGGCCTTTGCTTGCTCTCACAGAAATCAGCCAGAGACCTTCTCCAAGTGCAATTAGCAGTGGTTCTTTTATTAACAGTGTCAGCTCCCACCACCTTCTAGTTACAGACAGATGCAAACCAGCAACCTGTGGGATAGTTAGCTTCTCCAGCCAGTGGGGACACACAACCTGTGGCTCCTCCTTTCCCTTGCTCTTCaccgcttcccccctccccactgccttccTGCCAGCTTTCTATAGCCCCCTGCCAATAAGGCCCACAGGTGCTTCTGTTTCACCAGTTAGGCACGGCATACCCAGCCAGCCCCAATTAATACTTCTTAATTGGAGCTGGACTAACAGAGGCCTGGCTCCGGGCCTCCTGGCCAGCAACCTGTTACAGAGTTAAATATGTAcaataaatgaaaaattattcTTTCAGATTTGTAGCAATGATGAAATAAGCTGCTAGCTTGATACATCTCTGGTTGCTTAAAAATGATTGGAAGGACCTCAGGGCATTCGTTagatgctcccattagtataaattCATAGACCAGAGGCTTGAGCAGGAAAGATGCAAAATGAAGGCATTTCTTTTTAtgaccttttatagctttggccatGTGCAAGGAAACCTACTGTTTCTAACACAGCCCTCAACACAGCTACTGGAAAATTGCAGCTAACAAGCTGGGGTTTAGAATCCTGTGGCCAGTCAGATCTCCATCATAACTTTGCTTAGTCACAGCAGGAAATCATTACCTATACCCGGAGAGTACATTTGAGGGACAGTCTATCCAGTGTAGATGGGCGTCTCtcatggtccattgtcagttaagtgtttatTTGTGAGTccttaatttgaatagtccctccaagattTGCAGGCTAACAACTTTGTGGGTGTTACCTCAGGAGCAAACAtctgaaatccaggtatagagaCAATAGTCCTGCCTTCAAAtctaaaaatgatacatgcatggaGATAGcacaatcataaccagcaaatcataaccttttcatagacatcttacatgccGCGTTTTGTACAAGtgtgttgcaaatatataacagtggtggtgAAAGTGATCTATGTGGTCACATTTTGATCATAAAACATCACAGTAGCTCTCACCACGGCCTGGCTCTGGCGTGGCTGGGAGGTGGAGCCTGAGGGGAAGtggagcagcaggggcagggcttagtGATAAGAGATGTGGGTGGGGGGCTCAAGGGAAATGGGGTTGCAGCAAGCCTGAAGCAATGTAGACACCAGCAACAAGGGTGACAGACTGGTCAAGTTGGAGGGTAGGGGACCTTGTGTTTTGGAGAAGACTGAATAAATGTGACACCTCAAAGGGAGCTCTTGTTTTAAATATTCCAGCTTGAGAGTAAGTGATTGCAAGAACCCTTGAGGGAAGAGCAGGGCACCTGTAGGGCCACCTCAAGCCTCCAGGGGACACTCTGTGGTGGCCCTGACCAGCACGGACATGGCCAGAGTGTGCTGTGCTCTTGGAAGTTGTTAAAGTCAGGTAGAGGTTAGCCAAGTGCCCAGGCTGCTCTAAACTCTGCTGTGGCAGGGGGAGAACAGGCTGGAGAATCAAACTTCCCTAACTGGCTCCTTGCTATCCCTGCTCTCCGCAGCATGGCCGGGAGAGGAGCTCTGCAGGAGCAGCAGAGATTCATCCAGGCCTGTCACCACTCAGCTGGCTGGAAGCCTGGTGCTGTGGTCTAGGCACTGCTCTGTGACTCAGGACAGGTATGTTTAATTCCCTTCTCGGCTGTGATCATGGGTGAGCCAttgctctataaatatatcaggggagtaaacaccagggagggagatgaGCTCCTGCAGCTAAAATacagtgttggcacaagaaccGATGGGGACAAACTGAcgaggaagaaactgaggctgGAAAGGGGCAGGAGTTTGACAGATGTcagccttctgccaggtggaggcAGAAGCAACCAGGGCAGCCTTCAAtctctaggggttccttttcacaAAACACAACAGAGAAGCGGCTCGAGCCCCCCATCCACTAAACTGGGAAAATTACACCCCACCCCATGGTGCCCTTGAAAGCCAACACTTCTCCACTCACAAGCACAAAGTCTGAGTGAAGGAAAGTAAATATTTCTTCAAGGAGGGAAGTCATCGcatattaattagggaaaatgccacaagcaggattcttAAACATAAAGTTGTGAGCAGAACAGTGCATGTGAGGCAGTGTCTTCTACCTCATATGGTTGAGTCCTACAAAGAAAAGTTCCTTTAttgtgcccctctctgctccctcacctcACCCCACTCACTGTGGTCATCCTTGGTATATGTCATaggagaataaccaccagttttggcgTCTGTCTGCCTTTTTCTCAGAAGTTTGTCCTCAATTTGGTATTTTTCAGTGGTGATCCACAAAAGCACGGTTACATCTACCCCaggagcccaggctgctgtggggattCCCAGATTCTCCACCTTCTCTGGGGATGATTTCTGAGGGACAAAGACATAGACTGGTGCATTCTCTTGTCCCCCCAGTctcctgcccagggcagctggaggcTCCTCACAGAGGCTCTGGCTCCCTGATCAGCTCTTTCTATggcccagctctggcttctggcttGAATAGGGGATGGAGTCTgagtggaagaggaggagcagggaatggggtcttaaggggaaagaagaggggcaggggtgaggtcACTGAGGGAACAGGGCTTCTGGCCTATGTCCCGCTTTTCCCTTTTGTAAAGCTGCTCACCTTACACTGAATGGGCTGGGCCGTGATAGGAGCTCGCTGGGCCTGAGCTGAGGCCAGTTTCCACAGTTTTGCattgctggggcagcacaagCAGAAGGGGAGGGAACCTAGGACTGAGTCTCTTACCAGGACTCCTGTGTGTCAGACCATTCCTCACACGTGCAGttctgctctgcctcagcaagGAGTGGATTGAGCAGGTGTGCTGTGTGCAAAGCCATTAATGGAGGGGTTGCCTAAATGGTTTCTCCTGGCATTCCTGCATTAATCATGTCTCTGACACCGTTCAGTCTCAAACACTGGACTGAGAGTGCAGGGGAAAATGAATTTACCGGGCCCCTTGAATAACTCCTGTCCCCAGCTGGTGCAGCACCCGCCCTTGGATGTTTAGCCAGACATGGAACAGTGACAGACCAGGTGTAATGGGAAACAGcatccacatcccttctctttATTGATTATCAACGGGAATTGTGAGGTAACAGTGACCATGAATATGGCTCCTTATGGGCCAAAATCCCACCGATCCCCTGGCTCGCCACAAAAAGTCACTCTGTAAATGCTGCTCCCTGCCTTGGTCTCCCTCCCTCAGTGTCCAGTCCCCCCTCACCATCCCTATCCTCCCTCATCAGCCTTAGACCGTTCCTGAACCTCTCTTCAGAGTGGAGATCAGTAACTCATGCCATATTGGATGTAAGGGTCCAGGATGCAATAGGTGGCCCATTTTTTTCGTCTCCCATGTCACTGGACCTAAGTGATGAACTGAGCCTTCATTTGATGAACACTCTGATTATGCTCTCACGAAGGTGTTTGCTTTTCACACTGTACACAATTGGGTTCATCAgcggggggagaagcagggagatgTAGCCCAGGACAATTTGAAGTAACGGTAAGGAGCCCTTCTCAAAGCTCTGTATCACAGACAAGCTGATCTCTGGTGTGTAGAAGAGAAGGAGGGCACAGAGGTGCGAGAAGCATGTGTTCAGGACCCTCAGGCACTCCTCATGGGACCCAATGCTTAGCACTGTTTTGAGGATCATCACATAAGAGAGGAAGATGAGCAGCGAGTCCAATCCCATCTGGAAGAGTTTAGTAAACAATCGATAGATAATATTGACTGTGATGTCTGAACAAGCCATGTTCATGACCTCCCGGTGCACACAGTAGGAATGGGAGAGGACATTGGCTCGACAGTAGTGGAATCGTttcaggagaaaggggagtggaaGTATTATGACCGTGGCTCTTAGCACAGCCACCAGTCCCATCTTCGCTATTCTCGGCAGGGTTAAGATGGAAGTATATCTCAGCGGGTTATAGATCGCGACGAAACGGTCAAAGGCCATCAACAACAGCACGGAGGATTCAATACAATGAAGCACATGGATGAAGAAGAGCTGGGCTAAACAGGCATTGAGGCTGATCTCCCTAGAGTTAAACAAGTATATGCCCAGTATCCTTGGCATGGTAGTTATCAATATGCCGAGGTCTGTGACagccaacatggaaaggaaaatgtacatgggctcatggaggcttgaatctatttttataatgaacagaatgactgaatttcctactatTGAAATAACATACATGAAGCAGAATGAGACAGAAATCCAGAGATGTGCGTCTCCATGACTTGGTAGCCTGGTTAGAAGGAATAT of the Gopherus flavomarginatus isolate rGopFla2 chromosome 1, rGopFla2.mat.asm, whole genome shotgun sequence genome contains:
- the LOC127058547 gene encoding olfactory receptor 51G2-like, yielding MSAVNDTKFKSVIFLLTRLPSHGDAHLWISVSFCFMYVISIVGNSVILFIIKIDSSLHEPMYIFLSMLAVTDLGILITTMPRILGIYLFNSREISLNACLAQLFFIHVLHCIESSVLLLMAFDRFVAIYNPLRYTSILTLPRIAKMGLVAVLRATVIILPLPFLLKRFHYCRANVLSHSYCVHREVMNMACSDITVNIIYRLFTKLFQMGLDSLLIFLSYVMILKTVLSIGSHEECLRVLNTCFSHLCALLLFYTPEISLSVIQSFEKGSLPLLQIVLGYISLLLPPLMNPIVYSVKSKHLRESIIRVFIK